ATAAATTCAACAGAAAGAACAAACAGGAAGACCTGAGGCCGGATAATTTCTCAGATATTCCGGTCTCAGGCCGAAATTTAATATGAGGGGGACAGATTCACGCGCCGAAGGCGCCCCTCATAATGCAGGACGTTGAACAGGCTTTGCCAGATTTCATGCTGAACCTTTGGGAATCGGTTATCTGCTCCGTCTCTTGCGACTGGCCTTGATCGCTTTCTTGCGTCTGCGTTCTTTTTGAGGCATGAAGTGCTTGCGATCCTTGAGGCGCCTTTGATCACCATCTTCCGAAAGTTTTCTCTTCAGTTGCCGTAGCGCTTTGTCGACATCGCCTTCAACAAAAACTTCAACCATTCAGTCATCTTCCTTTCCATAATTTATTTAAGACATCCAAAGCATTTCTGCCGGGAGGCTCTTCGATTCCGCCGTCCCTGGTTCACTCAGCGCGGACGCCCGCCGCCGCCCCGTCTCGCTCCACCGGGCCCGCCCGGACGGTATCCCCCGCCTCGTGGGCCGCCGCCTCTCGGTCCTCCGCCCTCCCGTCGTCCTTCTGGACGAGGCCGGGCCTCGTTCACGTTCAGCGTTTGCCCCTTCAGGTCTTTGCCGTTCAGACCGTTAATTGCTTCGCGGGCTTCGGCGTCGGCTGGCATCTCGACAAACCCGAAGCCTCTCGATTCACCGCTGAATTTGTCGGTGATAATTTTGGCGGATGCAACCTGTCCGAATGCTGCAAAGGCCTCTCGCAAATCGTTTTCGGTTACTCCCCTTGCCAGATTTCCTACATAGATGTTCATTTGCGCCTCCATTCGCCAGGACGAGTTGATATTCCCGGTGTTCCTATTCCAGGGGAGGACAAAAAGCCGATTCCGCCAATCCCCTTTTGCAAACTATGCTTCAACAGCGCCCGCGAGTAAAATGAATATTAAGTTTTTCGAAAGCTAAAGAAGGAGATCAGATTCTCGAAGTGAACGCTGTCAGGCTGGTCACCTGCGTTGGTGCCACACTTAGAGAGCGCAATCTGGCCTGGCTTGCACATTGCCGAAACAGTAAAACATATCGCTTTAGCTTCAGTATAGTATAGCGGCTCTGACAACCAGTTGTCAATCACCCCGCGCAAAGTCGAGAACAACCTTTTCTTGACGCTGATTATGAAACCGCGTATAATATAGTGTTGCGAAAGGAGGGATGATATGCCCAATCTGCGTAAGCGGCGAAAGAAGAAGATTGCAAAGCACAAGCGCAAGAAGAAGATGCGCGCTAATCGTCATAAGAAGAAGCTTCGCTAAAAGCTGAACCGAAGAGCCAACCCTTTGGAAAGTGACCGGCCGACGGCCGGAGACGAAATATGAATAAATTGAGGATGGGACTTCCTAAGGGCAGTTTGCAAGAGGCTACCCAGGAATTATTTCGGCGCGCCGGCTATACCATTACCTATTACGAGCGCTCTTATTATCCCCACGTGGACGATCCCGAATTGGAAACTTTATTGATCCGGGCACAGGAGATTCCGCGCTATGTCAGTCATGGGATCCTGGATGTCGGGATAGCGGGATTGGACATGATCGAGGAGGACGATGCGGACGTCGTCCAGGTTGCCGATCTTGTTTACTCAAAGCGCGGCATCGGTACGGTGCGCTGGGTGCTTGCCGTTCCCGATGATTCTCCGTTCAAATCGGTGGAGGATCTGGAAGGAAAAACGATTGCGACTGAATTAGTAAATACGACGAAGAAGTACCTTAAGCAGAAGGGAATCCGCGCGACCGTGGAATTTTCATGGGGCGCAACCGAAGTGAAACCGCCCGACCTCGCGGACGCGATCGTCGAACTGACGGAGACCGGATCTTCGCTTGCCGCCAATAAATTGCGGATCTTGGACGTTGTAACCGAATCGCAGACCTGCTTTTTCGCCAACAAACAGGCGTGGCAAGACTCATGGAAACGTCAGAAGATCGAGAACCTGGCGACGCTCCTGCAGGGGGCGCTGAATGCCGCCAGGATGGTCGGCCTGAAAATGAACTGTAACCGGGCGGATTTAAGCAACGTGCTGGCCGAACTGCCGGCGCTGAAAAATCCCACGATATCCAATTTGAGCGATCCGGGATGGGTGGCGGTTGAGACGGCGCTGGAAGAAAAGGTTGTGCGCGAAATAATTCCCCGTCTCAAGAGCGCAGGCGCCCAAGGAATAATAGAATTTCCCTTAACGAAGGTCATTTATTGACGCGGCAGGACGTGGAGGGATTTTCTTATGACAGAAAAGAGAGTGGATGAATCCTGGAAAGAGGAAGTCCAGCGGGAGAAAGTGAAAGAGCAGGGTCCGGAGAAACCCCCTTCCGGAAAAGCCCGGACCGCTCAACCGTCGGGTTTCCCGCCAATGCAAGCCAGCTTCGGCACACTTCTGGCTGAACTCGCGATGCAAGCGTCTCTTTTCCTTGGTGAAATACCCGACCCTGAAACAAATGAGCCGATAGAGGATTTGAACAGGGCAAAGTACCTGATAGACGAATTGGGGATCCTCGAACAAAAGACAGCCGGCAACCTGACGCCGGATGAAGCACAGGCGCTCAAGAGCATTCTCTATGAACTTCGGATGAAGTACATAAGAAAGGCGCCGAAACCCTGAGGTGGAAGGGACCCGGAGTTTGCGGCCAGACGAAAGCTTCCCTTCCTGACGGTCAGAGACAGATCCGGAACAGAAATCAAAAGAGGGCGAAGCGCCTGCTTTTTGTGAAAGGAACGTCATGCCGGCACACGTAGTTGTGGGAACGCAGTGGGGAGATGAGGCGAAAGCAAGAGTCGTCGACTTTCTTGCCGATAATGCCGATGCCGTCGTCAGGTTCAATGGCGGCGCAAATGCAGGACATACTGTCGCCGTTGATGCGGAAAAGTTCATCTTCCACCTGATCCCGTCCGGAATACTTCACCCGAACACGAAGTGCATTATTGCGAGCGGCGTCGCAATCGAACTCCAGCAGCTCAGCAAAGAGATCGATGAGCTGGCTGCCCGCCAGAGAGACGTCGGGAACAACCTCCTCATTTCAGAAAGCGCGCACGTGGTTATGCCCTACCACAAGGCGCTCGATGTCGCCCGTAACAAGGGAGCGGGCAGCATTGGAACGACAGCGCGCGGCATCGGTCCGGTGTACTCCGACAAACACGCCTACATGGGCATCCGCGTGAGCGACTTGTTCGATAGGAGACAGCTTGTCATAAAATTGGACAGCATTCTCAAGGAAAAGAACATCCTCCTCGAGAAACTGTACGATCTGCCGGCTTTCACGGCTGAGCAGATCGTGGCGGAATTGGATCCGCTCATCGAGAAAATCCGACCCTATACGACCAATGCCTCATTGACCATCAATACCATGCTCGATCAGGGAAAGACGGTCATCTTTGAGGGTGCGCAGGGAACGATGCTCGACATCAATCACGGCACCTATCCGTACGTTACCTCATCAAACCCGATCAGCGGCGGTGTGTGCGTCGGAGCAGGCATCGGCCCGCACCGGATCAACAGGATCATTGGCGTGGTCAAAGCCTACATCACGCGCGTCGGCAACGGCCCCATGCCGACGGAGTTGACGGACGGCGTCGGCGAATACCTGCGCCAGCGCGGAAACGAATTCGGCGCCACAACCGGCCGCCCGCGGCGCTGCGGATGGTTCGACTGCCTCGTTGCAAAACATGCAAAACGCGTCAACGGCCTGACGGAACTCGCCGTCACAAAGCTTGACGTGCTCGATGAGCTGGAAACTATCAAGATATGCGAGGAATATTCGTACCGCGGCCGGCACATAACGGAATTCCCCGAACAAGTCGACATGCTTCCCGACTGTAAGCCGATATTCACCGAGTTTCGCGGCTGGCGCACAGATACTTCGAGGATCACTTCATTCTCAGATCTACCCGATGAGGCAAAAAGGTACGTCTCGAAACTTGAAGAGGTGATGGATAGCCCCGCCACACTGGTGGGCGTTGGACCCAAGCGGAGCCAGACTATCCTCGCGTCGCAATAGAATCCTTTTTTTCGAGAAGAAATGTCGCCACAGAAGGCTCGGCCTTTTTCCCTTCATGGCGTGATCGAGTCACGTAAAGGCCTTGCCGCAACTCGCGCCTCTCTCAGAACGCTTCGCCTTTTTCGATTCAGAGCCTAAAGCCCTCATACGCGCGCACTCCCGTTCCTTTTTTGCCGCGCCCAAGGATACAGTTTTGTGTCTTCAAGTCATAACGACACTAATGTTAAGCATTTATGATTGCACAAAAAAGTTGGCACCGTAATTGCTCATTCCATCGATGACCGTGCGTCCACCGTCCACTCATCTACCCCTGCAGGAGCAAGATGCTGATAGACAAAGGGGAAAGGAAATTGCTGTGAATACGAGGCTGGGGGATTTCCTCGTTGAACACTCCATTATCACTCACGAGGAGTTGGAGAAAGCGCTTGCCCGTCAAAAGGAAAGCCTGAAGCCTCTCGGCGAGGTTCTGCTCGAACTGAGGATACTTGATGAGGCCCGGCTGGCGCACGCGCTGGCCGACCAACTGAGCATCTCGTATGTTGATCTGTTTACTACTCCGCTTCAGCCGCAGGCGATCGACCTCATTCCGGAGCACCTGGCTCGAAAATACAAGTGTATTCCGATCCGAATAAACGGCGGGTTTCTCGACGTTGCGATGTGCGATCCGATGGACCTTGACGCTCTGGAGGAACTGGCAAAAGCGGCCAAGCTGGAAATCAATCCCTTGATTTCCACGCGAGCCGACATCCTGGAATCGATCGAGCTGCAGTATTTCACCCGGAATTATCGTGCATCGCACGCGCAGAAGCTGGAAAACGAGATCCGGAAAGAGATCGATGACGAGAAGACAAAAGAGACGCGCATCTTTGCAATAGTCTCGAACAAAGGAGGCGTCGGCAAGACGCATACCGCGGTTAACCTCGCCTGCTCCCTGGCTTCCCTGAAGGTGAAAACGCTGCTCATCGATCTGGATCTGGGAAACGCTAACGTGGGAGTCAAACTGGGCATCCATCCGAAATACACGCTTATGGATTTTTTGAACAAAGAGAAGGATATCTTTGAGCTTGTTACCGGCACCGATTACGGGTTTGACTTCATCGGCGGGCAGTCGGGCGAATACAAATTGGCGAACCTGGCTTACGTGCAGAAGTTGAAGTTCATTCGCAACTTTCAGGAAGTCAGCAAGAACTATGATGTCGTCGTATTCGATCTTGGCGCGGGAATCGACGACAGCGTTCTCGATTTCGCGCTCGCGGCGAATGAGGTCATTATCTTGACAACTCCGCAGGACATCGTTTCCGGATATGCCTGCGTGAAGGCATGCTATTTCCGATTCAAAGATATCGAGACCAGGCTCGAAAAGAAAATGAAGAATTACCAGATGAAAACGGAGTTCTCGCCCAGGTTCATTATCAATCAGGTCGAGTCCGTGGAGATGGGACAGAAGGTTTTTGACAAAATCAATGCGACGGCCCAGAAGCATTTCA
The DNA window shown above is from Candidatus Abyssobacteria bacterium SURF_5 and carries:
- a CDS encoding RNA-binding protein gives rise to the protein MNIYVGNLARGVTENDLREAFAAFGQVASAKIITDKFSGESRGFGFVEMPADAEAREAINGLNGKDLKGQTLNVNEARPRPEGRREGGGPRGGGPRGGGYRPGGPGGARRGGGGRPR
- a CDS encoding ATP phosphoribosyltransferase, with the translated sequence MNKLRMGLPKGSLQEATQELFRRAGYTITYYERSYYPHVDDPELETLLIRAQEIPRYVSHGILDVGIAGLDMIEEDDADVVQVADLVYSKRGIGTVRWVLAVPDDSPFKSVEDLEGKTIATELVNTTKKYLKQKGIRATVEFSWGATEVKPPDLADAIVELTETGSSLAANKLRILDVVTESQTCFFANKQAWQDSWKRQKIENLATLLQGALNAARMVGLKMNCNRADLSNVLAELPALKNPTISNLSDPGWVAVETALEEKVVREIIPRLKSAGAQGIIEFPLTKVIY
- the rpsU gene encoding 30S ribosomal protein S21, producing the protein MVEVFVEGDVDKALRQLKRKLSEDGDQRRLKDRKHFMPQKERRRKKAIKASRKRRSR
- a CDS encoding DUF1844 domain-containing protein, translated to MTEKRVDESWKEEVQREKVKEQGPEKPPSGKARTAQPSGFPPMQASFGTLLAELAMQASLFLGEIPDPETNEPIEDLNRAKYLIDELGILEQKTAGNLTPDEAQALKSILYELRMKYIRKAPKP
- a CDS encoding adenylosuccinate synthase gives rise to the protein MPAHVVVGTQWGDEAKARVVDFLADNADAVVRFNGGANAGHTVAVDAEKFIFHLIPSGILHPNTKCIIASGVAIELQQLSKEIDELAARQRDVGNNLLISESAHVVMPYHKALDVARNKGAGSIGTTARGIGPVYSDKHAYMGIRVSDLFDRRQLVIKLDSILKEKNILLEKLYDLPAFTAEQIVAELDPLIEKIRPYTTNASLTINTMLDQGKTVIFEGAQGTMLDINHGTYPYVTSSNPISGGVCVGAGIGPHRINRIIGVVKAYITRVGNGPMPTELTDGVGEYLRQRGNEFGATTGRPRRCGWFDCLVAKHAKRVNGLTELAVTKLDVLDELETIKICEEYSYRGRHITEFPEQVDMLPDCKPIFTEFRGWRTDTSRITSFSDLPDEAKRYVSKLEEVMDSPATLVGVGPKRSQTILASQ